CACACGCCGGAGGGTATCCGCGTCGAATCCCGGGCCGACGCGGATCGTGTGACGGCCATCGACGACGATCTCGACGGGGCCGAGCGGGGCAGGCGGGGCATTCTCCGGGGCTACCGGGCGCTCGACGACGTGGACGGGAAGAAATGCAGGATGCGATTCGAGCATCGGGGTCGAATCTTCGCGCATCGCGCCCCGTTTCCGTAGAGCCCAGCGCCACCAATGAAGGCTGCGCGGCTCGACCTTGACCTTGGCGCCAAACTCCCCAGCCGTCAGGCCGCTGTCCTGCCATCGCGCGACCAGCCGACCCCATTGCTTCGCCGTCCTCCGTGCCATTCGCCCTCCAGGTGCGTCGAGGAGAGGGTGAGCCAGGGGGAGACCGGGGGGAAGGTGGGGTTGGTCGGGTGGTTACACTGGGTCTGCCGAACGGATTGAATGCTTGGTTGGAGCGTTGAAGCTTGGCGAAGGAGCCGTGCTCACCGTGCTCGCACGTGAGTTTGACGAGCGCCTCGCCAAACCAGCAGCGCTTGATTTTCTTACCGATCACGCGATGGCGAACGCGCTGAGCGCGCTCGCCGATGAAGGACGTCCGTGCTCGTTGGCCATTTTGAAACAATCATTTCTTCGCAGTACAGCCAACCTGGCAAACCGGGCACGTGGGCAGATGGTAGCGGCAGCCAGCGCCGAGGCACTCGATTTGATACTAGAACTTCACGAAAACGCGGTCGGGCGGGTGAAAATGGATCTGGCAGCCAGTGCGGAGCAGCTTGCTCAGAGGCTGGGCCAGCGCGTTGATCGTGAGTCAAACGGCAAGCTTTATCGTGTCACACGGAAGCCGGTATAGAATGGCGCTTTACCCCAACGTACCTCCTCGCCCGCCCCCCGTCCCGACACCGACGGAACGAAACGCAGGGGGGCGAATCGGGTGCCAAAGCGTTGAACGGCGCCCGTATTGCGGCGAGCGATCTCGCGGGAATGATGTGGAGGAGCGTTTCTCGAAAAAGGAGGTATCCCGGGGCGAGATACAACGGGGGTTGAGGTACGCGCGGGGAACCCAATGGGTCATCGACCGTGGCTGCTGTCAGCCCGTCTCCGGAAACGTAGCCTTGTCCGCGCTGGGCTTGGCGGCGCTTGGCTCGGTGGCGCGCACCTCAGCCGCAATCACCTCGCTGCCGCTGTGCTCGCTTCCGCTGCTCGTGATCGCGCTTAGCTCGGTTGCGCCGGGCTCGGTGGTGCACACCTCAGCCGCGATCACCTCGTTACCGCGAGGCTCGCTCCCGCCGTGCATGGTCGCGCTTGGCTCGGTGGCGGGCACATCTGCCGCGATCACGTCGCTTCCGCTGGGCTCGCTCCCGCTGGGCCTGGCGGCAGTTGACTCGCTCTTTGGGGTTTGGGAGGGGCCGCCACCTTCGTCATCTTTCTTGCGCATCCACTTCTCCCAATCTTTTTTTCCCACGCATACTCCCACCCACTCAGGATCCTGCGCCGCCTGCCTGTCTTTGGCATAGCTCCGGATTTCCCGCGAAGGCGACTCTATGGTTCGATGGGGGCTTGCGTCGCACAACCCGCGAACAAACGCTCGC
The window above is part of the Polyangium spumosum genome. Proteins encoded here:
- the tnpA gene encoding IS66 family insertion sequence element accessory protein TnpA; this translates as MARRTAKQWGRLVARWQDSGLTAGEFGAKVKVEPRSLHWWRWALRKRGAMREDSTPMLESHPAFLPVHVVERPVAPENAPPAPLGPVEIVVDGRHTIRVGPGFDADTLRRVLDLLGEAESS